Genomic segment of Aliiroseovarius sp. M344:
CGGGCAGCAGGCTATCGCACCATCGGTGTGACGTGGGGCTATCACCCCCGTGAGGGCCTGCTGGCAGCTGGCGCGGACCTGCTGATCGACACATATGCCGAATTGACTGCGGCACTGGACGAACTTTGGGGGAAAGCATGAGCGACTGGGCGGCAAAACGCTTCTGGAAAGAGGCGAAAGCGGTCAAGGCCGACGATGGTTACACTGTTGAACTTGACGGACGCTCGATCCGGACACCAGCAAAGACATTGCTTTTGGTTCCAACCTTGGCGCTGGCAGAGGCGATCGCGCAGGAATGGGACGCGCAGGAGAAAAAAATTGACCCTGCAACCATGCCTGTGACCCGCATGGCAAATTCGGCATTGGATAAGGTCGCGCATCAGTTTTCGGAGGTCGCCAATATGTTGGCCGCCTATGGCGACAGTGATCTTTTATGTTATCGCGCCATAGACCCGGAAAGCCTTGTCGCGCGCCAATCCGAGCAGTGGGATCCAATATTGGATTGGGCGTCCGATTCTTTAGACGCGCGCTTGCGGCCCGTCGCGGGAATCATTCATCAACCGCAGGATAGTGACGCGCTCGCCCGGCTCTCCGAACGGGTGCATGCGTTGTCCGATTTCGAACTTGCGGGCTTCCACGATCTTGTTGCAATCAGTGGATCGCTTGTGTTGGCGCTGGCTGTTACGTCCGAAAGGTTATCTGCGGACGAGGCGTGGCAATTTTCCCGTCTGGATGAGACCTGGCAGGCCGAACAATGGGGAGTCGATGAAGAAGCCTCAGAACTTGCAGAGAAAAAACGTATCGAATTTGTGAACGCCGCTTGGTTCTTCCACGCAAGTGGTCGTGAAACATAATGCAACCAATGTGTTAGCTTCGATAATATTCTTGCTTTCCCCTAGGTTAAGCATCGCATTTGGCGATGTAACCCTTGACGATAACTGATCAATTCTTTCAAACTCCACCCCATGCCGAAAGGGTTCAATCCTTTCGCTAACATCTTGTGGCCACAATGGCTGCGAATTTAGCCCGAAACTACGGGTAACTATCAGGAAGAGGTAAACATGAAAAAATCCGTTTTTCTTGGCGCACTGACTATCGCCAGCATTGCTGCTGGCGCTTCGGCAGCTGCGACCCTTGATGACGTCAAGGCGCGCGGCAAGCTGAACTGCGGTGTGACCACCGGTCTTGTCGGCTTTGCCGCACCGGATGCAAACGGCAAGTGGGAAGGTTTCGACGTCGATTTCTGCCGCGCTGTAGCAGCTGCGGTGCTTAATGACGCAAATGCGGTCGAGTTTGTTCCGACCACCGGCAAAACACGCTTCACCGCCCTTGCTTCGGGCGAAGTTGATATGCTGGCCCGCAACACCACATGGACGTTGTCGCGCGATGTCGATCTGAAGTTCGATTTCATTGGCGTCAACTATTATGACGGCCAGGGTTTCCTTGTCTCGAAAGAGATGGGTGTAAGCTCAGCCAAGGATCTGGACGGCGCAACCGTTTGTATCCAGACCGGCACCACAACCGAGCTGAACCTGGCGGATTTCTTCCGCGCAAACAACATCAGCTACGAGCCTGTGCCGATCGAAACCAACGCTGAGGGTCAGCAACAGTACCTTGCTGGTGCTTGCGACACCTACACCACGGACGCTTCTGGTCTGGCTGCAACACGCGCCACGTTCGAAGATCCGTCGGCGCACGTTGTTCTGCCAGAAATCATCTCGAAAGAGCCGCTGGGCCCGTTGGTCCGTCACGGCGACAACGAGTGGGGTGACATCGTTCGTTGGACGCTGAACGCTCTGATCTCTGCTGAAGAGATGGGCATCACTTCTGCAAATATCGGCGAACTGTCGGCAGCTGCTGGTGATAACCCGGAAATCAACCGGATCCTTGGTACCGAAGGCAATTTGGGCGAAATGCTCGGCCTCGACGCTGACTGGGCGAAGCGCGCCATCATGGCGGGCGGTAACTACGGTGAAGTGTTCGCCAAGAACATTGGCGAAAGCACACCGATCGCTCTGGCCCGCGGCCTGAACGCACAGTGGAAAGATGGCGGCCTTATCTATTCGCCTCCCTTCCGCTAAAACTTCTGAGGAAAGGGCGTGGTTTATCCACGCCCTTTTCGTATCTATCTGAACGCACCTTGGCACCGCAGCAAAAGCCGCGATCTAAATAA
This window contains:
- a CDS encoding amino acid ABC transporter substrate-binding protein, whose translation is MKKSVFLGALTIASIAAGASAAATLDDVKARGKLNCGVTTGLVGFAAPDANGKWEGFDVDFCRAVAAAVLNDANAVEFVPTTGKTRFTALASGEVDMLARNTTWTLSRDVDLKFDFIGVNYYDGQGFLVSKEMGVSSAKDLDGATVCIQTGTTTELNLADFFRANNISYEPVPIETNAEGQQQYLAGACDTYTTDASGLAATRATFEDPSAHVVLPEIISKEPLGPLVRHGDNEWGDIVRWTLNALISAEEMGITSANIGELSAAAGDNPEINRILGTEGNLGEMLGLDADWAKRAIMAGGNYGEVFAKNIGESTPIALARGLNAQWKDGGLIYSPPFR
- a CDS encoding ATP12 family chaperone protein; protein product: MSDWAAKRFWKEAKAVKADDGYTVELDGRSIRTPAKTLLLVPTLALAEAIAQEWDAQEKKIDPATMPVTRMANSALDKVAHQFSEVANMLAAYGDSDLLCYRAIDPESLVARQSEQWDPILDWASDSLDARLRPVAGIIHQPQDSDALARLSERVHALSDFELAGFHDLVAISGSLVLALAVTSERLSADEAWQFSRLDETWQAEQWGVDEEASELAEKKRIEFVNAAWFFHASGRET